A portion of the Phycisphaerales bacterium AB-hyl4 genome contains these proteins:
- a CDS encoding lysylphosphatidylglycerol synthase transmembrane domain-containing protein: MTLASTKPSPTVSVSASPAAPEASRPRRVGFSLLLRLAISVGLLAILLSQVDLTGIFAVASGARFDLLAVLLAMFIAERCLGACRWHLLMRTQRVPVSFATTLRATLLGGFVGTFLPGGVGVEAVRVAAMTRAANLASATSSVLVDRILGSLALVGIVLVALALTPQPVPAAVPIAAWASLACLLALSLILLHPRLRRGLQWLLPGRRRGQLRRELRRFAASVRQMRRQPMTLAYVGGLSVLFQLLRVGIAPVAALALGLHIPLGLLLIYVPIIMFIMMMPISIAGLGVREAAFVYFFGLQYVTPEQALALSLLIGLFTLIVQLPGAVVCITGVRPRNAICPPTWQAEPTTTQEQN, from the coding sequence ATGACACTTGCGTCCACCAAACCCTCGCCAACCGTCAGCGTGTCAGCGTCGCCCGCTGCTCCTGAGGCCAGTCGGCCGCGACGCGTCGGCTTCAGCCTGCTGCTGCGCCTCGCCATCAGTGTGGGTTTGCTCGCGATACTCTTGAGCCAGGTCGATTTGACTGGCATTTTCGCTGTCGCGTCGGGCGCGCGTTTCGATCTGCTGGCTGTACTGTTGGCGATGTTCATCGCTGAACGCTGCCTCGGCGCATGTCGGTGGCATCTACTGATGCGAACGCAACGCGTGCCCGTCTCTTTCGCAACCACCTTGCGCGCCACATTGCTCGGCGGCTTCGTCGGCACGTTCCTCCCGGGCGGTGTGGGTGTTGAAGCCGTGCGCGTCGCCGCCATGACCCGCGCAGCCAACCTCGCGTCGGCCACCTCTTCCGTGTTGGTCGACCGCATCCTCGGCAGCCTGGCGTTGGTGGGCATCGTGCTGGTCGCGCTCGCGCTCACCCCGCAGCCCGTGCCCGCCGCCGTGCCGATCGCCGCCTGGGCTTCGCTGGCGTGCCTGCTCGCCCTTTCACTGATACTGCTGCACCCGCGATTGAGGCGGGGGTTGCAATGGCTCCTGCCAGGCCGACGCCGCGGGCAGTTGCGACGCGAGCTGCGACGGTTCGCCGCGTCCGTACGGCAGATGCGCCGGCAACCGATGACGCTGGCATACGTCGGCGGCCTGTCCGTGCTCTTTCAACTGCTACGCGTCGGCATCGCGCCCGTCGCGGCCCTCGCGCTGGGACTGCACATCCCGCTTGGCCTGCTGCTCATCTACGTGCCCATCATCATGTTCATCATGATGATGCCGATCTCCATCGCGGGCCTCGGTGTGCGCGAAGCCGCTTTCGTCTACTTTTTCGGCCTCCAGTACGTCACGCCCGAGCAGGCGCTCGCACTCTCGCTACTCATCGGCCTGTTCACACTGATCGTGCAGCTCCCCGGCGCGGTCGTTTGCATCACCGGCGTTCGGCCACGCAACGCGATATGCCCTCCCACATGGCAGGCCGAACCGACCACAACACAGGAACAAAACTAA
- a CDS encoding lipid-A-disaccharide synthase: MNSPLPILFSAMEPSGDALAAPLIAELKLREPDRPIFAIGGERMAEAGAELLEDPTEHAAMLAGASKQAWEHIKRIRRVRRWLAEHPIAALVPTDSPAANWGICKAVRKTQPRARIVHLAAPQLWAWAPWRIGKLRRLSDHVMCMLPFEPDWFGSRNMPASFVGHPLFAPDADDASTAEGELPEDGEPRLALLPGSRMSEVQANWPTMLEAIKRLRPAYPKMRIVIAASSASRAKLIRSLTPGGAVPHKAVMVVGQASAALDWADAALVVSGTATLHAVSRRTPMVVMFNASRLSWQLAGRWLIQTRTFTLPNLISESMEMDRIVTELVPHFGDVDAVIKALQPLLRDEAAREAQRQAFEVITRRFVETPYAVTAADTLIDQIGAVDEVAWA; encoded by the coding sequence ATGAACTCACCGCTTCCCATTCTCTTCAGCGCCATGGAGCCCAGCGGCGACGCGCTGGCGGCGCCGCTAATCGCGGAGTTGAAGCTGCGCGAGCCGGATCGCCCCATCTTCGCCATCGGCGGCGAGCGGATGGCCGAGGCCGGGGCCGAACTGCTGGAAGACCCCACGGAGCACGCCGCCATGCTTGCCGGCGCTTCGAAGCAGGCGTGGGAGCACATCAAACGCATTCGGCGCGTTCGGCGATGGCTCGCTGAACATCCGATCGCCGCCCTCGTGCCTACCGATTCGCCAGCCGCGAACTGGGGCATCTGCAAGGCAGTGCGTAAAACGCAGCCGCGAGCCCGCATCGTGCATCTGGCTGCGCCACAGCTCTGGGCATGGGCACCGTGGCGGATCGGCAAGCTGCGTCGGCTCAGCGATCATGTGATGTGCATGCTGCCGTTCGAGCCGGACTGGTTTGGTAGCCGAAACATGCCTGCGAGCTTTGTGGGGCATCCATTATTCGCGCCCGACGCCGACGATGCGTCGACGGCTGAAGGCGAATTACCGGAAGACGGCGAACCGCGTCTCGCGCTATTGCCAGGCTCTCGAATGTCGGAAGTTCAGGCCAACTGGCCCACGATGCTCGAAGCGATCAAGCGTCTGCGGCCGGCGTACCCGAAAATGCGCATCGTCATCGCTGCCAGCAGCGCCTCGCGGGCGAAACTGATCCGCTCACTCACGCCCGGCGGAGCCGTGCCGCACAAGGCGGTGATGGTGGTCGGCCAGGCGTCGGCGGCGCTGGACTGGGCGGACGCGGCGCTCGTGGTCTCCGGCACCGCCACGCTGCACGCCGTGTCAAGGCGGACGCCGATGGTCGTCATGTTCAACGCCAGCCGCTTGTCGTGGCAACTCGCAGGGCGCTGGCTGATCCAGACGCGTACGTTTACGTTGCCCAACCTCATCAGCGAGTCGATGGAGATGGATCGTATCGTCACCGAACTTGTCCCACACTTCGGCGATGTCGATGCGGTCATCAAGGCATTGCAGCCACTGTTGCGTGACGAAGCGGCACGCGAGGCGCAGCGCCAAGCGTTTGAGGTCATTACCCGTCGATTTGTCGAAACGCCCTATGCCGTCACGGCCGCCGACACACTCATCGATCAGATCGGGGCAGTGGATGAGGTGGCGTGGGCGTAG
- a CDS encoding GrpB family protein produces MKVGAGVSIAPYNPLWPDEFDRVRTELLDTLPSWILSIEHVGSTSVPGLDAKPIIDILVAVPNLSASLTLVPALEGLGFVYRPDDELPDRHYFPRTVAGLRRHHLSLAEPRSWHYQNSVNFRDALR; encoded by the coding sequence ATGAAGGTTGGCGCGGGGGTAAGCATTGCCCCTTACAATCCTTTGTGGCCCGATGAATTCGACAGAGTCCGGACGGAGCTACTCGACACCCTCCCCTCTTGGATTCTGTCCATCGAACACGTCGGCAGCACATCTGTTCCAGGGCTCGATGCAAAACCCATCATTGATATTCTTGTCGCTGTCCCGAACCTTTCGGCGAGCCTGACGCTCGTGCCAGCCCTTGAGGGCCTTGGCTTCGTGTACCGGCCGGACGATGAGTTGCCGGACCGGCACTACTTCCCCAGAACCGTTGCCGGACTTCGTCGACATCACCTTTCGCTGGCTGAGCCGCGTTCGTGGCATTACCAAAACAGCGTCAACTTCCGCGATGCACTTCGCTAA
- a CDS encoding NAD-dependent epimerase/dehydratase family protein translates to MRVLVTGATGFIGRHVTARLVDADHQAYALVRDPVRAKRHLPANVRWHVVDLTEPDLLEDILDNIDAVIHLAAATVGDWPTQLQATVEGTAALLDACRTANVYRFIHVSSVAVYDTRSLADGHTLAPNARLAEPSPDLGPYARAKLEAEHRARTAADAGHIDLTILRPGLVYGPRRVLFEHLGKPLPRLNRRLAYGSPDQRLPFVHVDSVADALLRTLTSPSTIGQTYNIVDEHDCSRQAYLNLHQQLTGRRQRTTYLPAGPLARLCDLSSRLPLPGGKLSGDKIRTRALSLHYTTDTLTRDTGWTPPHTLHVALADAIETTPGPHGRPLRVAVVGAGLNARYHLAPLHAHPHVRLVGLVDQQPDRAATLAKTFNITLATDSLDELFEHDRPDLVHLVTPPQTHASLTCELLQRGADVFCEKPMAMTRGECQLMARVATEHRRSLAVNHNLWFDPRLAATRQLVASGAIGDVVHIETHRAFAPRGMAAQPATRAAWLGSLPGGLLEDITPHALYATLGLLRADAKLLYAHHWCTDRHASDTAVSDELRLTLSDGHATAHIAISLNARPDTFTLRVHGTLATLIVDVQNMLLLLQRPGQGPRVLDRANQLARVSLGSLAQSAVNAARLATKRTQPPGDMTSVIHEHIRCLIEDHPFPISPEAGEHVVSLIEQIWPRHTPALAARPAALHERDVTT, encoded by the coding sequence ATGCGTGTGCTGGTCACTGGTGCAACAGGATTTATTGGCCGACACGTAACCGCACGCCTCGTCGACGCGGATCACCAGGCGTACGCGCTCGTCCGCGACCCCGTCCGCGCCAAACGACACCTGCCTGCCAACGTGCGGTGGCACGTCGTCGACCTCACTGAGCCCGACCTGCTCGAAGACATACTCGACAACATCGACGCGGTCATCCATCTCGCCGCTGCAACCGTCGGCGATTGGCCCACTCAACTCCAGGCCACCGTCGAAGGTACCGCCGCCCTGCTCGACGCCTGTCGCACGGCGAACGTGTACCGGTTCATCCATGTCAGCAGCGTCGCTGTCTACGACACGCGCTCGCTCGCCGACGGCCACACCCTCGCGCCCAATGCCCGCCTTGCCGAGCCTTCGCCCGACCTCGGCCCATACGCCCGCGCCAAACTCGAAGCCGAGCATCGCGCCCGCACCGCCGCCGACGCCGGCCACATCGATCTGACCATCCTCCGCCCCGGACTGGTCTACGGCCCGCGCCGCGTGCTCTTCGAACATCTTGGCAAACCCCTGCCTCGCCTTAACCGCCGACTCGCCTACGGCTCACCCGATCAACGCCTTCCCTTCGTCCACGTTGACAGCGTCGCCGACGCCCTGCTCCGCACACTTACGAGCCCGAGCACCATCGGCCAAACCTACAACATCGTCGACGAGCACGACTGCTCACGCCAAGCCTACCTCAATCTTCATCAGCAACTCACCGGCCGACGGCAACGCACGACCTACCTGCCCGCCGGCCCCCTCGCCCGACTATGCGACCTGTCCAGCCGACTGCCATTGCCCGGCGGCAAGCTATCAGGTGACAAAATCCGCACACGTGCCTTAAGCCTGCACTACACCACCGACACACTCACCCGCGACACCGGCTGGACGCCGCCGCACACGTTGCACGTCGCGCTCGCTGACGCGATTGAAACCACCCCCGGCCCACACGGTCGGCCGCTGCGTGTCGCCGTCGTCGGCGCTGGCTTGAACGCCCGCTATCATCTTGCCCCCCTTCACGCTCACCCCCACGTTCGGCTCGTCGGCTTGGTCGACCAGCAGCCCGACCGCGCAGCAACTCTCGCGAAAACTTTCAACATAACGCTCGCCACCGACTCACTTGATGAACTTTTCGAGCATGATCGGCCTGACCTGGTCCATCTTGTCACGCCGCCACAGACACATGCCAGCCTCACCTGCGAGCTTTTGCAGCGAGGCGCAGACGTGTTCTGTGAAAAACCCATGGCGATGACCCGAGGCGAATGTCAGTTGATGGCTCGGGTCGCGACAGAGCATCGCCGATCGCTGGCGGTCAATCACAATCTATGGTTCGACCCCCGCCTCGCGGCCACCCGGCAACTCGTCGCCTCGGGCGCGATCGGCGATGTGGTGCATATTGAAACACACCGAGCCTTCGCGCCGCGTGGTATGGCTGCCCAGCCTGCCACACGCGCAGCATGGCTGGGCAGCCTGCCCGGCGGCCTACTGGAAGACATCACACCGCACGCGCTTTACGCCACACTCGGCCTGCTCCGTGCCGACGCAAAATTGCTGTACGCCCACCACTGGTGTACTGACCGCCACGCCAGTGACACCGCCGTAAGCGACGAGCTTCGGCTCACCCTCAGCGACGGCCACGCGACCGCCCACATCGCCATCTCTCTCAATGCTCGCCCCGACACCTTCACACTCCGCGTGCACGGCACGCTAGCCACGCTGATTGTCGATGTTCAGAACATGCTCCTGCTCCTCCAACGCCCCGGCCAGGGCCCGCGTGTTCTCGATCGCGCCAACCAACTCGCCCGCGTCAGCCTCGGCAGCCTTGCGCAGTCCGCGGTCAACGCAGCCCGCCTCGCCACAAAGCGCACCCAGCCGCCAGGCGACATGACATCGGTCATTCACGAGCACATCCGATGCCTGATTGAAGACCACCCCTTCCCCATCAGTCCCGAAGCAGGCGAGCATGTCGTAAGCCTGATCGAGCAAATCTGGCCCCGCCACACCCCTGCCCTTGCTGCGAGGCCCGCAGCCCTGCACGAACGCGACGTCACAACATAA
- a CDS encoding DUF4105 domain-containing protein: MPIRLCYWSALLLLLLLGMHWSSVTASAQAAPRPLLTDEAEVSILTIYPGPALHARFGHTAIRVADPLQALDIVYNYGTFDFDSPIFIATFIRGQLDYHLSVAPMDAALHHYQYVERRAVVEQALDLTPGERERVFAYLRENAREENREYRYRFLDDNCSTRVRDVFEDVLGDALRFDAAEPPLVTYRDKLSPYMADAPLLWLGMDLALGRPTDRSLGVREVMFLPLPLMEVFDVATVTVDGETRQLVRETRMLYWFDEADEWPSGFAWPTWLAWGVLGLALVVTWREARQPGVAAVQRRRGAVLADALLLMVVGAGGLVMAGLWGATEHDVAGPNWNLWWAWPTHVVAAMALLRWPGGGPWLRRYLILTAAGAGVAALTSPWWPQSMPWAVLPVLLVLVLRAGWLGWSMTVSPIGGETADTTLRSTSTA, encoded by the coding sequence ATGCCGATCCGTCTTTGCTATTGGTCTGCGCTGCTGCTGTTGCTTCTGCTGGGCATGCACTGGTCGTCCGTGACTGCCTCGGCTCAGGCTGCGCCGAGGCCGCTGCTGACCGACGAGGCCGAGGTGTCGATCCTGACCATCTACCCCGGCCCGGCGTTGCATGCCCGCTTCGGCCACACCGCGATCCGCGTGGCGGACCCGCTGCAAGCGTTGGACATTGTCTATAACTACGGCACGTTCGACTTCGACAGTCCGATTTTCATCGCGACGTTCATCCGAGGCCAGCTGGATTATCACCTTTCGGTCGCGCCGATGGATGCGGCGTTGCATCATTATCAGTATGTCGAGCGTCGCGCGGTGGTGGAGCAGGCGTTGGACTTGACGCCAGGCGAGCGTGAGCGAGTGTTCGCCTATCTGCGTGAAAACGCGCGGGAAGAAAACCGTGAGTATCGATATCGGTTTCTGGATGACAATTGCTCGACACGTGTGCGTGATGTGTTCGAGGACGTGCTGGGCGATGCGCTTCGGTTCGATGCAGCCGAGCCGCCGCTCGTGACGTATCGCGACAAGCTTTCGCCGTACATGGCCGACGCACCACTGCTGTGGCTGGGGATGGACCTGGCGCTCGGTCGGCCGACGGATCGTTCGCTCGGGGTTCGGGAGGTGATGTTTCTGCCGTTGCCGTTGATGGAGGTGTTTGATGTCGCGACGGTGACGGTCGATGGCGAAACGCGACAGTTGGTGCGTGAAACGCGGATGCTGTACTGGTTTGATGAGGCGGACGAGTGGCCTTCGGGATTCGCGTGGCCCACGTGGTTGGCGTGGGGGGTGCTCGGGTTGGCGTTGGTGGTGACTTGGCGTGAAGCGCGGCAGCCGGGGGTGGCGGCAGTGCAGCGGCGTCGAGGTGCGGTGTTGGCAGACGCGCTGCTGCTGATGGTGGTGGGGGCCGGTGGCTTGGTGATGGCGGGACTGTGGGGGGCGACGGAACATGACGTGGCCGGGCCGAACTGGAACTTGTGGTGGGCCTGGCCGACGCACGTGGTGGCTGCGATGGCGCTCTTGCGTTGGCCGGGGGGTGGGCCGTGGCTGCGTCGCTACCTGATTCTCACCGCGGCGGGGGCGGGTGTGGCGGCGTTGACTTCGCCGTGGTGGCCTCAATCGATGCCGTGGGCGGTGTTGCCGGTGCTGCTGGTGCTGGTGCTGCGGGCGGGGTGGCTGGGATGGTCGATGACCGTTTCGCCGATCGGCGGCGAGACGGCTGATACCACTTTGCGGTCGACAAGTACTGCATAG
- a CDS encoding glycosyltransferase family 2 protein — protein sequence MEGEALTIAVINHNGSDVLKRTLDALQKVTYRPLELLLVDDASTDGSDLWARQAYPSLRVVRMASNAGRPSIVRNRALREARSRYVLLLDHDVCLRPDAPTNLMKAMRLRPGVAATAPRLVYANDPNRLYGDGTNLHYLCISGFNARGQSIEQRPIRTPFPSLAGGNVLFDREVALWLGGYDEDYHFGWGEDAELCLRCRIAGFDVLHVPEAVGSHVERPRGLNRAEAQFYNRYRMMFTIYETRTLLLLAPALIVFEFCLLVLSMSKGTAMMYLRAIRGAIRDAGPITWQRAQVQATRMVGDLDLLEASPLISTGALAESRRVAFASSMLQGMFNRYWQMISRQLEP from the coding sequence ATGGAAGGCGAAGCACTGACGATCGCGGTGATCAATCACAACGGAAGCGACGTGCTCAAACGAACCCTTGATGCCCTGCAGAAGGTCACCTACCGACCGCTCGAACTGCTGCTGGTCGATGATGCCTCGACCGATGGCAGCGACTTGTGGGCTCGACAAGCCTACCCTTCGCTGCGCGTCGTACGCATGGCGTCCAACGCCGGTCGGCCGAGCATCGTGCGTAACCGCGCCCTGCGTGAAGCAAGGTCACGTTACGTCCTGCTGCTGGATCATGATGTGTGCCTGCGCCCCGATGCACCGACGAATCTGATGAAAGCAATGCGTCTGCGACCCGGCGTCGCGGCCACTGCACCACGGCTGGTCTACGCCAACGATCCCAACAGGCTCTATGGCGATGGCACGAACCTGCACTACCTTTGCATCTCCGGCTTCAATGCTCGTGGTCAGTCAATCGAACAACGCCCCATTCGCACGCCGTTCCCCTCGCTAGCCGGCGGTAACGTGCTGTTCGACCGCGAGGTTGCCCTCTGGCTCGGCGGATATGACGAAGACTACCACTTCGGCTGGGGCGAAGACGCCGAGCTTTGCCTGCGTTGCCGAATTGCAGGCTTTGACGTGTTGCACGTGCCTGAGGCGGTGGGCAGTCATGTCGAACGTCCACGCGGCTTGAATCGGGCGGAAGCGCAGTTCTACAACCGTTATCGCATGATGTTCACCATCTATGAAACGCGAACTCTATTGCTGCTTGCTCCGGCATTGATTGTTTTTGAATTTTGCCTGCTTGTGTTGAGTATGTCCAAGGGTACAGCAATGATGTACCTGCGGGCGATACGTGGGGCGATTCGTGATGCCGGGCCGATTACCTGGCAACGGGCGCAGGTGCAGGCGACGCGTATGGTCGGCGATCTCGATTTGCTGGAAGCATCACCGCTGATCAGTACGGGTGCGCTGGCCGAATCACGCCGGGTGGCGTTTGCGTCGTCGATGCTTCAGGGCATGTTCAACCGTTATTGGCAGATGATCAGTCGACAACTTGAGCCCTGA
- a CDS encoding AraC family ligand binding domain-containing protein, translating into MSDGAEGRVRTPPRERFAPAEEMFDLAAVAEKLLAEPGSGRHGHRQMTLFRHGPATLALFCFEEADARFPDHVVDGVVIIQVLKGRLTVHTEQSAHEMQAGQVLRLGPNVRHDVVAAEPSQMLLTVCVEGPGSHAGGGEKA; encoded by the coding sequence ATGAGTGACGGAGCAGAAGGACGCGTCAGGACACCGCCACGCGAGCGTTTCGCCCCGGCGGAAGAGATGTTTGACCTTGCCGCCGTGGCGGAAAAACTACTCGCCGAGCCGGGCAGCGGCCGGCACGGCCATCGGCAAATGACACTGTTCCGCCACGGCCCGGCAACGCTGGCGCTGTTCTGTTTCGAGGAGGCGGACGCGCGGTTTCCCGATCATGTCGTCGACGGTGTGGTCATCATCCAGGTGCTCAAAGGTCGGCTCACCGTGCACACGGAACAGTCCGCCCACGAGATGCAGGCCGGCCAGGTGCTTCGCCTCGGGCCGAACGTTCGACATGATGTCGTCGCCGCCGAGCCGTCGCAGATGCTGTTGACCGTCTGCGTCGAAGGCCCCGGCTCGCATGCGGGTGGTGGTGAGAAGGCGTGA
- the rpe gene encoding ribulose-phosphate 3-epimerase has product MKKLNLTEPPPHPLVAASILSADFGRMEQECRDVLDKGADLLHLDVMDGHFVPNLTMGVDMCRALRKHFPHTYLDVHLMVEHPAHFVEMFAEAGASLFAFHAEVARPHRRHDGVKAEALIERIHKLGMQAGMVINPATPADALEPWLEELDLVLVMSVNPGRSGQRFIPDVLEKARWLRERLGPHQRLEMDGGLNGKTSQQAVAAGVDVLVTASALFGAEDRKSVIDTLHAAGDVG; this is encoded by the coding sequence ATGAAGAAGCTCAACCTCACCGAACCGCCACCGCATCCACTCGTAGCCGCGTCTATCCTCTCCGCAGACTTCGGCCGAATGGAACAGGAATGCCGCGACGTGCTGGACAAAGGCGCCGACCTGCTGCACCTGGACGTGATGGACGGCCACTTCGTGCCGAACCTCACCATGGGCGTTGACATGTGCCGCGCTTTACGAAAGCACTTCCCGCACACCTATCTCGACGTGCACCTGATGGTGGAGCACCCGGCGCACTTCGTAGAGATGTTCGCGGAAGCGGGCGCGAGCCTGTTCGCGTTTCACGCCGAGGTCGCCCGCCCGCACCGCCGACATGATGGCGTCAAAGCCGAGGCGTTGATCGAGCGAATTCACAAGCTCGGCATGCAGGCAGGCATGGTCATCAACCCCGCGACGCCTGCCGACGCGCTCGAACCGTGGCTGGAGGAACTGGATCTGGTGCTGGTGATGAGCGTCAACCCCGGCCGATCGGGGCAGAGGTTCATCCCCGACGTACTCGAGAAGGCCCGCTGGCTACGCGAACGGCTGGGTCCGCACCAACGTCTGGAGATGGACGGCGGGCTGAACGGTAAGACCTCGCAGCAGGCCGTGGCAGCGGGGGTAGACGTGCTGGTGACAGCGTCGGCTTTATTCGGGGCGGAAGACCGTAAATCGGTGATCGACACCCTGCACGCCGCGGGCGACGTGGGTTAA
- the trpB gene encoding tryptophan synthase subunit beta, with the protein MTTPSHANLRSLPDAAGHFGAFGGVYVPETLHAALDQLAREYDKARKDEAFRKQFDLLLRDYVGRPTPLYFAKRLTDTLGGAKIYLKREDLAHTGAHKINNSLGQALLTVRMGKSRIIAETGAGQHGVATATAAAVFGLNCDVFMGTEDMRRQRPNVLRMQLMGARVIGVDGGSRTLKDATNAAMRDWMETADTTHYIIGSVVGPHPFPMIVRDYQAVIGTECRQQCLDQIGRLPDTVVACVGGGSNAAGIFYPFIDDEQVQLVGVEAGGRAATLGEHAAPLNFGQPGVLHGSLSYVMQDDDGQTAPVHSISAGLDYPGVGPEHAHWHDAGRVTYTACTDEQALKAFTALTEKEGIIPALESSHALAHALDMASSMPKDKVVVINLSGRGDKDLDEAVRLLGLDKKDKA; encoded by the coding sequence ATGACCACACCCAGCCACGCCAACTTGCGATCCCTGCCCGACGCTGCCGGCCACTTCGGCGCGTTCGGTGGTGTCTACGTGCCCGAAACACTCCACGCAGCGCTGGACCAGCTCGCTCGCGAATATGACAAAGCTCGCAAGGACGAAGCGTTCCGGAAGCAGTTCGACCTGCTGCTGCGCGATTACGTCGGCAGGCCCACGCCGCTCTACTTCGCCAAACGTCTTACCGATACGCTTGGCGGTGCGAAGATCTACCTCAAGCGCGAAGATCTTGCCCACACCGGCGCTCACAAGATCAACAATTCGCTCGGCCAGGCGCTGCTGACCGTCCGCATGGGCAAGTCGCGCATCATCGCCGAGACCGGTGCCGGCCAGCACGGTGTCGCCACCGCCACCGCCGCCGCCGTGTTCGGCCTGAACTGCGACGTCTTCATGGGCACGGAGGACATGCGCCGCCAACGTCCCAATGTCCTTCGCATGCAGCTGATGGGCGCCCGCGTCATCGGTGTTGACGGCGGCTCGCGCACGCTCAAGGACGCCACCAACGCCGCCATGCGCGACTGGATGGAAACCGCCGACACGACCCACTACATCATCGGCTCCGTCGTCGGCCCGCACCCGTTCCCCATGATCGTCCGCGACTACCAGGCCGTCATCGGCACGGAATGTCGCCAGCAATGCCTCGACCAGATCGGCCGACTGCCCGACACGGTCGTGGCTTGCGTCGGTGGCGGTTCCAATGCGGCGGGCATCTTCTACCCCTTCATCGACGACGAACAGGTTCAACTCGTCGGCGTCGAAGCCGGGGGTCGGGCTGCCACGCTCGGTGAACACGCAGCGCCGCTGAACTTCGGCCAGCCCGGCGTCCTGCACGGCTCACTCAGCTATGTCATGCAGGACGACGACGGCCAAACCGCGCCCGTTCACTCCATCTCCGCCGGCCTGGATTACCCCGGCGTCGGCCCCGAGCACGCCCATTGGCATGACGCCGGCCGTGTCACCTACACCGCCTGCACTGATGAACAGGCCCTGAAAGCGTTCACCGCGCTTACCGAAAAAGAAGGCATCATTCCCGCGCTCGAGTCGTCACACGCACTGGCGCACGCTTTGGACATGGCCTCGTCGATGCCCAAGGACAAGGTTGTGGTCATCAACCTCTCCGGCCGCGGCGACAAAGATCTCGACGAAGCCGTCCGCCTGTTGGGCCTGGACAAAAAAGACAAAGCCTGA
- a CDS encoding prepilin-type N-terminal cleavage/methylation domain-containing protein yields the protein MRQRHHHHHPAVHRTKRDAKGFSLVEVIFALLLVGLVYVAAIDTLGAARANQARTHDHAVAFMLAQERMSQLLIKPYGQLDKDSETELDDRPGWSRTVEVDHVNADEPETVAGSDTGVRRVRVTVSRGNAQLAELVTLRTRGMPSLPANAEAIGP from the coding sequence ATGAGACAACGCCATCACCATCACCACCCCGCCGTTCATCGCACGAAACGCGACGCCAAAGGCTTCAGCCTTGTTGAAGTGATCTTCGCCTTGCTGTTGGTCGGGCTTGTCTACGTCGCGGCGATCGACACGCTCGGCGCTGCCCGCGCGAACCAGGCCCGCACACATGACCACGCCGTGGCGTTCATGCTCGCGCAGGAACGGATGAGCCAACTGCTGATCAAGCCATACGGCCAGCTCGACAAAGACAGCGAAACCGAGCTCGACGATCGGCCCGGCTGGTCGCGTACCGTTGAAGTCGATCATGTGAATGCGGACGAGCCCGAGACCGTCGCTGGCAGCGACACGGGCGTACGACGTGTGCGCGTGACAGTCTCGCGAGGCAACGCTCAACTGGCGGAACTGGTGACATTGCGTACGCGCGGCATGCCAAGCCTGCCAGCCAATGCGGAGGCGATCGGCCCATGA
- the arfB gene encoding alternative ribosome rescue aminoacyl-tRNA hydrolase ArfB, producing the protein MDLFDGRNDWLAAPGVSLPVSALRFTFSRGGGPGGQNVNKLNTRATLSVPLEALAAAMPADAFERLKTKAGARLTADAIVISAADSRSQLANRRACLSRLRHLLIESLHRPRRRRATRPSRGVIERRLKAKKSQGQRKHERRSNRNPPSD; encoded by the coding sequence ATGGACCTGTTCGACGGACGCAACGACTGGCTGGCAGCCCCGGGGGTATCGCTGCCCGTTTCGGCATTGCGATTCACCTTCTCACGCGGTGGCGGACCTGGGGGTCAGAACGTCAACAAACTCAACACTCGTGCCACCCTCAGCGTCCCACTTGAGGCGCTGGCCGCTGCCATGCCCGCCGATGCATTCGAGCGGCTAAAAACCAAGGCGGGCGCAAGACTCACCGCTGATGCGATCGTTATTTCCGCCGCGGATAGCCGTAGCCAGCTTGCCAATCGGCGTGCGTGCCTTTCCCGCCTGCGTCACTTGCTCATCGAATCGCTGCATCGTCCCCGGCGTCGCCGGGCGACCCGGCCGTCGCGTGGCGTGATTGAGCGCCGACTGAAGGCAAAAAAATCGCAAGGCCAGCGTAAACACGAGCGACGCAGCAATCGCAACCCCCCTTCCGACTGA